CCGCCCAAAATGTCATTCTTCCGCATAACCCTCCACCGCAGCGCCATCGGCCTGCCCAAGCGCACCAACGGCGTCCTGGCCGCCCTCGgtctccgccgccgcaaccAAACCGTCTTCCACCCGGTGGAGCCTCAATTCGCCGGCATGCTGATGAAAGTCAAGGAGCTGGTcaaggtggaagaagtgCCCGTACGCCTGACCAAGCGCGAGCTGAAGGACGAGCGCAAGTTCGACACCGGGTTCGTGGTGGAGAAGCAGGTGAGGCGGTTCGTTCCCGGCAGGGgcgtggtggaggaggttgattTCACCCAGGTTGTTGAGACCCTGAAGGCGCAGAAGGTCGAGAACGTCGAGGgcgtggagaagatggttgttgagggcggtggtgttgttgcgaGGGATGGCAAGAGGGCGAAGGATTTGGGTGTCAGGACGAGGGCTGATTGGGAGCTTATTGGCAAGACGAGGCACGCGGTACCTAAGGTTAAGGCTCTTTAAGCTGAACCTATACGAGtaggggaggaagatggacgaGGGCAAGAGAAAGTTGGGGGaggctgtggaggaggtcgagaAAGGCAGGGAGGGTCCCTAAGTGGTACCCAGCTAGCGGTTTTTCGAATAGCTGGCTGAGACGGTTCTGGCCCTACCTCCAGAGCCAGCTTTATATCGGCATTGGGAAGTAATCTCTTGGGGAGACTGAGCTCGTGTACTCGGCCTGCCTCCTCGGATCACACCGCTGTTTGGAGGCATCTACTCGTCTTGCTCGGATACTCCCATCTTTCTCAACCACCATTTTGTACAAATATTGTATGCTACGAAAACCATGTAGTAGGACATGATCGGGAATGGAAAAGTGCTTTGGAACATCCTAAGCTTGAACCATCGTGATTTTAGATATCGGGTTGGATATCCTACCCAGAGAGGAACAGACACGAGCAAGGGGGAAGAACAGAGACTGGTGAACTTAATCGTATTGGCCATTAGATATTCGTGTGCTCCCTTACAACCTAGTCTAGCTACACTACCCTACCAGCTACGCGCCCCACCAATCAACCATACCAGGGActatcgccgccgcctcATTAGGTAGCCTTCTCCAACGTTCAACACCGCACGAATTCCAGCCCAAAAACCCCCACGGTCATTTTCATCACTTGGTCACCATTGCCATTCCACACATGAATCACCACGCACGAAAAACAAAATAAGATGCTGTTATCTACCATACCAGTTCCGTTTCTAATAAGCCCCCTCCTCAAATTTCCCCCGTGTTTCCTGATTATCTGATTGTACAAAGCAAGACACACATAAAAACGCCGCCGATCCGCGCCCAtaagaagacgacgatgttttggaaaaaaaaaaaaaaaaaagagtaagcaaagaaagagaggaggagccaGTCactcaactcctccatccgTGCCGAGACTGGCTGCCAGTGTTGTATGTTATAACCACTGGTTTTCGTCATCCTCCCGTCTAGGTctcgaccacaaccacaccatACACACCTCCACTCCTCGAAATCAGCGTCCGCATAAACCCTATCCGTTAAAACTTTCGAGGCCCAGAAGCTCAATAGCATAGCATAGCATgaactcaactcaacttcACCGACTCCTCTCCTTCGcgctttccttcttctttttatccatcgccttcttccctttattcttcttggcctcctcagcctcgcgaaccgcctccgccacccCCTCCGCTTTCGCGTTCGCCTttgccttcatctcctcccacaCCTCGCCCGGGATATGGCTTGCAAATGCAAAAGGAGATTCCTAAACGCTTCTGGCCTGTTCCACATACTCCTGGCTGGGCGTCTCGTACTCGCTGACGAAGTACTTGGTGGTGTGGCGGCTGAACCAGCTGGTGAACTTGATGAGCTCCTCGCGGAGCCGGTTGACGGATTGTTGGTCCATGTTGGTTTGGGCGACCAGTTCGGGGAGGGATACTGTGGAGTGTGGTGTGTTAGTGAAATGCTATGGGGATGAGGGTGCATGGATAGTTGCGTACCTAGCAAACGAGCAAGATGCTCGGCGCCATAAGTGTCCGAGGCCGACTTGTGCTTCTCGTCCGTACCGGCAGTCCAGATGTTGTGCTGCTCGTGATATTGTGCGCGTTCGAAGCTGTGCCTCATTTGTTAGTGTTTCATTCATTCACCAACTAACCGATCGACCAACCAACTGGGCGGGACAAAAGCAAGGGATGTATATGCGGGCAGTTATCACTTACCGGTAAAGAAGGATCCTTCCCAGGCACCGATCAAAGTACTCGCGCAACCCAGCAACGGTCTCCTCCAGGATATCCATCTGTGGCGTCTCTGGTAGCCGGTGAGGACGCTCATGCTCGAGGTAGTCCTTCAGGATCTCGTCGACGGGGTGGACATGGGGGATTGGCACCAGCTGCTGGTTCTTGGTGACATTCTCCCAGTCGTCGACGAGCAACGCCTTGACGTGATCTGGTAGGGGAAGTTTGATGGATGGTCGGTTGTGGAAGTTGTCCTCCTGTAGATCGAATTGAATGGTCAGCAATGATCCTTCTTTGAGCATGAGCGTTATCATCAAAGCAGCGACAAAATGCTTGGCAAACAACACTCCTAGACATCGTGACGCTCATTTCCAACGGACGACCAGCAATGTGTGTTGGCGTGGCTGTGTCACCCACTAGGGTGCGGCAAAGGCGACGATGTCTGTGCAGACAAGTGATGGTCTGGAAGGATGTGTGTCCAGACCAATTAGTCAGACCATCTACCCCCGACGCCACCCCAGCCTACTAGGGCTGAGATGATGACTGAAAGCCATATGGCGTACCACGATGACGAGCACTTGCGAAGCCATCATAGCAAGATAACCTGTACAGTCCGACGAGAAGCCTGTCGCCATAGCCGATGTGTGTGCGCGCGCAGTTGTCCGGCAagtgaagaaaaaaaatcacaaccaccaaacgtactttctcctttctcatCTCCTTTGGCGCAAACTGGCATTCCCACATCTTCTGCCCTGCAGTCGGCTCCCGGGGCTTTCGGATCTTAGCGAGAGCATCAAGGAGGACGGTGAACGGTCCGAAATCTGTTCCATGGGGCGTCGCGACCCGTGTCGGGCTGCGTGAACTCCAGTCTTCGTCGGGCTTCTTGCAAGCCTGACCAGCCAAGGGGATGTTATAGTTGGGTGGTAGCTCGCTGTAGTATGCCTCGAGTTTCTCCGACCAGTTTCCGTTGTTCCTTGCCCTGATAATTTTGGGATGGTTGGCGCCGATGGGCGGTGGCCGCGTGGATGTCCAACCCAGCGCATAGGTATCGTCAAACGTAGTCCGCCCATAGCGGTCGACGTAGGTCGATGTGAGCTTGCTGGGCAGTCGTATGAGGCGATCTGCTGGCTCTGCTAACTTTGACCATCGCGCTTCGCAAGCTGCAAACGAGCTTattgaggatgaggagctgCGAGTCTTGGTGTTGTCCACATCCTGGCCATGGCTACGCATGGAGCGCGACATGGTGATGACTTGTGGCGATCTCGAAGTATATAACCCCCTGATGCCGAACAATAAAAGATGCAACGACGGTGATGGGTTTGGCAATTGTAGAGCTGTCTACCCACAAAAAAATGGTGGAGGTAGATCTGATGGTGTGTTGATGTGGTGAAGTTTTCCCTGAAACTCGTCGCTTGTTCTCCCTGGCCGCGATCCAAATAGCCCAAGTGAAGGCGAAATGAAGATTTCCAGATGATTCCGTGACCGACCAAGAAAGCCGCGTGATCCGGACAAAGgtgagaggatgatggaaggtGAATGGACACGAGGACGAGCAGCAGGGCGGCTGACGATGATGCGAGAGTGAAGGACGAATGAGAAATTTGCAGGTTCTCCTTGTGAAAGCGTAACAAAGTTGTGCAGGCAGTTGCGTGTGTCCCAAATACGGTGGATGTGACAAGCTGCTGAGAACCGAAATCGTGCTGGTGATGAAAAGTGCCCAAAGTGTGTTGGCGAGCGGAGGAAAGGGAGTGATGTTGGTGAGTGGTAGATTTTGAGAGGTTGCGAGATCCAGGGGTGGCATTTACTCGCTGCTCCTGCCCAGGCAGGGCCGCTCGCTCAGGGTCCCAGCTCCAGATTATGGGTCCCTCCCAAAACTCAGGTTTGGAGCCCCCCCTTTCACAACCACCGCCATGTTTGCTGTCCAGGACTACTGAATTGTTTTATTACCCATCATTCTTTTCGTCCTGTACTCAAGATTTTCATATTTGCTCAAAACCCAAAGTCGTGGCTTTCTTTGTTGCGAGTTGTTCCCgacccttttcccccttctccgGATGTCCGAGATTTTCTGTGTCGCCTAGCAACCAACACTCCACACTTGTAGAAGgtcgccaacgacaacacaTGAACGACGCCCTTTATAGTTGGCCTGCTTGCCCCTGCATCCAGTCTTTTTGACCACTCGCGGTCATGAGAGGTGGAGATGTCGAATATTtgcaagaaaaagaaggtgtTGcaaaggagatgatgatatTGCCAAAGTAtgcgaagaaaagaagacgaaAACATGAGGGATGAAGCAAAGACgagacaagagaagagaagagaagaggaagaagccacTTACAGTTTCGAGGTCAAAATCGCGAGCCCTTCGCGGGTTACGGTTGTTCTGTGTCGTCGTCCCTCCTGCCGCAGTCCGCTCCTCACTACCGCGGGCAGAGCTGAGGTCTGAGCCACCAGGTCCCCGGCCTCCTTTCCCCTTGGTCTGCTTGGCCGCCTTACCGGACTGCAGCTGCTTGTATTGGGTGAGGAGCTGCTGGGCGAGATCTTTGTTTTCGTCGTTGAACTTGCGAATGCGGTCCTGCGGCACCCAGTCGTCCCAACTGCTCTTCCAGCCCTTGTAATGAATCTTGTAGCTCCAGCCATCGCCGCTTTCCGTTGGTTGCACGTCCAGGATTTTGGCCTCATACAGCATCTCCATGTGGAAGCACAGGACACGCTCATCCTTGGAATATGGCGGCTGGGGCGTTTTGGACGGTGCCATTTTTGCTGAGATTTGGGTGGCCGAGTGATGCTGGAAAATTTGATATGAATGCTGCCGGATATCAAAATGAAGGTTTCGGCAGATGGTCTAGTGGAAAGCTGTTGGATGGGGTGGATCGAGTGTGAATGGCACTTTTGAGTCGATGATCCTGGGATGGCGGGTGAAGTGCTGGACCCGGCGAAAAGTGAGTCGACCGAGATGACGACAAAACGATGTTGCGCAAACCTCAAATCTGTTCGGTTGCTAGTAAGGCTGGATGTCCTGGGAGATGAAAAATGGCAAGGTGGCAGTTGTCGTCAAGTCGGAAGTGGTTCGTTCAGTGAGTGGCCCGGGGAAGGTGTACTGAAGCTGCCGGGGAAGGGGTGAATGAAACAATTGATAGTGATCAATCGTGGGTCACGGGACCACGTGTCTTGTGCATTTAGCGCGCACCAACGCGTCCCCTTTGCTTGTGCGCCTTCCATAACATTGTTCTTACATTTGTTTACTTGTTGTTGTAACGGTAAATTACAAAATACACATTTACATGACTACATTCACAGGACATCTGTCACTATCCATTTACCATTATCACAGAAAAACCACGGCGCAATGGCACCGACCGAGACAAAGATCCTCAGCGACTACTTGCTAGTCCCCGCACAGCTGCCTGCTATCATCTCCTTGCAAGAGTTCATTGACCTTTTCCCGCGCTCTCTTCAATCTTCGCCTCAGGTCAGAAACTTGTATCGCGATCTACAAACCCAGAGAAATGCTGTCGTCGACTCAGTTGCAGCCGAGATCGAGGCGGAGGCCAAGCGCGGCAGGGCAATGCGCCAGGTCATGATCAAGGccaaaagggaggaggactCGCAAGAGAATGATGACGAAGCTGAAATTGAACAGATTGTAAGATTTGAGAATCACTTCATGATTGTGGGCTTGCATTGGGCAAGAGAGCTAACTAATGGCCCTCGTGGCACCTGTTTCATGTTGTAGCTGTTTGGTTCGACTTCTGATTCGCAACCCCCCAAGCATAGCATTGGTTCCATTCTTCCTGATCTTGAAGGCGCCGTGTCGGAGCTTGAGAGtgagcttcagcttcttggagaggaagaggcagcaCTTTTAGCGTCCATTCAGCAAACCGTGGGCAGCATGAGCGATCTACGTTATGGCCGCTTTGCTAATGGCCAACTCCGTGATCAAGTGCTCGAAGGGCTGGAGAGCTTGCGCGAGACCTGCAAATCCAAAAAATAATCATATTCGTAATATGGAGTCGCTTAAGGCTCAAAAAGCGCTATGGAAAACCGAACCGAGCCATCATGATAACGGCCTGGTCTCCCAAAAGTCCGCTTATTCCTGTGCCCTCCTTTTTTCCCGTGATGGTTGACACATTCAAACGTGCCAACTAATAGTAActgtcctcctcccagcCTCTACTCAAGACCAAATCCTTCATCATAAGCGTATTGGACGTCGTGTTGTATTCAATGTATTCCAAATACCCCAAATTCCCGCCCCAGCGCCTCAAAGTCCCACTGCGGCGGATTAAACACCCATGGAATATCAAATCCATTCCAGGACTTCATTCAGTTTTCCATACCAAAGCAGATCGAGGGCTGCTCTTTCCAAAAACCAACCGATTCAATCGGGCTGGCGAACCACGCCATGGATAGCCATATTCTCCATATCCTCCAGAAAGATAATCACGATACGCAGAGCCCATACCACTTTTAAGACGTTGGCACTGTTCAACTAAGAACGGCCATCACCGGGAGCAGCACCACGAGCAGGGTTGGCAGGACGATTCTGCGCGCCTCCCATACTACGGTTCCTACAAACAAGAGAATACGCGTTAGCATCTGACAAAGTGACGAGAGGAAACGTGATCGGTT
This DNA window, taken from Sordaria macrospora chromosome 5, complete sequence, encodes the following:
- a CDS encoding mitochondrial 54S ribosomal protein uL30m — encoded protein: MSFFRITLHRSAIGLPKRTNGVLAALGLRRRNQTVFHPVEPQFAGMLMKVKELVKVEEVPVRLTKRELKDERKFDTGFVVEKQVRRFVPGRGVVEEVDFTQVVETLKAQKVENVEGVEKMVVEGGGVVARDGKRAKDLGVRTRADWELIGKTRHAVPKVKAL